In the genome of Aphis gossypii isolate Hap1 unplaced genomic scaffold, ASM2018417v2 Contig00460_ERROPOS81933+, whole genome shotgun sequence, one region contains:
- the LOC126554297 gene encoding uncharacterized protein LOC126554297: protein MTDKIETISVACGKRARKNIQHSLIVQPPNDLIDSTTFVIDFAGRKSINIGLDAANVFNVTVQIITPSRHVCITSVFLQRIFSLMPYILSNISDPTVKSRNRLFLKDENNTLSRTTYSGERMLAVESHLQQGCRMVLSGSDLLRIHEMQWAIGESISRKSNVTRCAVMVQIDQIATYLSTYVYADKSSTAEEISTATHNIHPDLHALNIFPNSENSLVNQIKLYANKQLAMCWATNIQNNGIDYIPSNDGAGDIEELVGFHENEGPAMYTY from the exons CAAAATTGAAACTATCTCTGTGGCTTGCGGCAAACGCgcgagaaaaaatatacaacattcGTTAATAGTGCAACCGCCTAACGATTTAATCGACTCCACAACTTTCGTCATAGACTTTGCGGGACGGAAATCCATAAACATCGGACTTGACGCCGCGAACGTTTTCAACGTGACCGTACAGATTATAACGCCATCGCGACATGTATGCATAACAAGTGTTTTTCTGCAACGAATTTTCTCACTAATGCCGTACATTCTCTCGAATATATCTGACCCGACGGTTAAAAGCCGCAATAGACTTTTTCTCAAAGACGAAAATAACACGCTGTCCAGAACTACTTATAGCGGTGAAAGGATGCTAGCCGTCGAATCGCACTTACAACAAGGATGTCGCATGGTGTTGAGCGGGAGTGATCTATTAAGAATACACGAAATGCAATGGGCCATCGGCGAATCGATCTCTCGCAAATCTAACGTCACGCGATGTGCAGTTATGGTTCAGATCGATCAAATAGCTACTTATCTAAGTACTTATGTTTATGCCGATAAATCATCGACCGCAGAAGAAATTTCAACAGCCACCCACAATATCCACCCCGATCTTCACGCGTTGAATATATTCCCGAATAGCGAGAATAGTTTAGTAAATcagataaaattgtatgcgAACAAACAGTTGGCGATGTGTTGGGCgactaatattcaaaataacggAATAGATTACATCCCGAGCAATGACGGGGCCGGTGACATTGAAGAG cTTGTTGGATTCCACGAAAACGAGGGGCCGGCCATGTACACATATTAA